The nucleotide window TAAATCCCAAACACTCTATTACGGCGTTTCCGTAAAACAAGCGGGTGGCGAAGAAACCTTACCTTTGGAAGATAAAAAGTCCACCTTGCGAGTGTTTTATATCAAACAAACAGAAAAAAACAATGCAGAAGTCATTGTAGAAGAGTCGCCTAAAAAACCAAAACAAGAAGTAGCATCAAACGATACACGAACTGATTTTGGTGGTGCCATGCATGTAAGAGGGCTTGGTTATGAAAGAGTCGGAAAAGGGGCAGTCATTAGTTGGATAAGCCCAGAAGCTGCCGACGAAACGACTGTATACAGTTTATATGCTTCTGTAAAACCTCTAAACCAAGGGACATCATCCTTTGGCCAAGGATCGGTTGTGAAAGTCGCAACTGTCCTTCATCCCAAAACAAATTTTTTCATTAAAGAGTTAAAAGAAATTGATGAACTCTATTTTGGTGTGACTGCCAAATCCAATGGAATTCCAGAAGATTATAATTTAAAAGAAAATGTATCTTATTTCAAATATGATTTTTCAAAAGACATTGCTCCCCCAGAAGAACCCAATGTAGTTGCGGAGTCTCATCCAAAAAGAGAACCTGAAAAATCCGAACTTTATAAAAACGAACATGCTGTAACTCCTGCGGATAGTTATCCTCCTAGAGAAAATTCGGAACCAGTGAACGATTTTAAGGAAGAAACATCGGCTACGGTAAATTATGATTTGGGTCAAACGGATCTAAACCAAATCATCAAAGAAACAGTCATAAGAAAAAAATATGAAACTGCCGTTTATCGGTTGGAAGAATATTTGAAGAATGAAACGAACGCATACTTAAAAGGAAAAGCTATGTTTTTCCTTGGAGTGAGTGCATTGAAAACTGGTGATACAAAAAAAGCACTTAAATGTTTTTTGAAACGGGAAACTAAATCCTATTCACCATCGCGAGTGGAATTTTGGACGAATCAAACCCTAAGTCAAGCGGGTAGAGGGAATTTATGAATCGAATTATTGTAACTTTAGCAGGATTTTTATTTATCGTTGCAGGTCTTTCTACTGCATACTACCAAACCAATATTTCTGCAAAGGAAGACCAATCTCAAGTGATTTTGGAAAAAATTGCCGAAGGGGAAGAATACTTAAAACAATCTAATCCACAAAGTAAAGAAAAGGCAATTGCCATCTTTTCTGAGTTAGCTGGGAAACGTGGTGTAGAAAAATATGAATTCCAAATCAAATACAATCAGGCAAGGGCTCTAGAAAAAAATTCTGATTTTTATCCAGCGCTTGATATTTACAAAGATCTAAAAAAGAATCCGAATGTAAAACCGGAGGAAAAGGAAAAATTAAGTTACTCTCTCGGGAACATACTTTTAAAGATTGGTAATGAATCAGAAGGAAAGGCTCATTTAGAATCTGTTTTGCAATCCAGTTCTGATAATAAATTAAGATCCAAATCCTTTTTATCTCTCGGTGATTATTTTTACCGCACGGGGAATTTTGAAACTGCTCGTAAAAATTATACTTTGGCCTTACAAGAAGATCCTAACAATACAGAGTCACGGATTGGTTGGGGAAGGTCTCTTCGTAAACTTGGGAAAGACTGGGCTTCTTTTGATGTTTTTGATGAATACATTGAAACAGCTGACCAGTTAGCTGGGGCAGATGAAAAAGTAGTAGGGGAATACAAAGATTCTGTTTTAAAAGATGCAAAAGATAATTATACAAAAAAACAATACACCAAAGCTGTAGAACTTTTCCAAAAAGTAATTTCTGTGAATCCAACTCCTAAAAAGGAAGAGGAAGCTTTGTATTACATTGCGTTGTCTTACGATGCCATGGGTAAACAAGTAGAGTCACTGACTTATATTAATAAAGCCTTGAATAAC belongs to Leptospira terpstrae serovar Hualin str. LT 11-33 = ATCC 700639 and includes:
- a CDS encoding tetratricopeptide repeat protein, yielding MNRIIVTLAGFLFIVAGLSTAYYQTNISAKEDQSQVILEKIAEGEEYLKQSNPQSKEKAIAIFSELAGKRGVEKYEFQIKYNQARALEKNSDFYPALDIYKDLKKNPNVKPEEKEKLSYSLGNILLKIGNESEGKAHLESVLQSSSDNKLRSKSFLSLGDYFYRTGNFETARKNYTLALQEDPNNTESRIGWGRSLRKLGKDWASFDVFDEYIETADQLAGADEKVVGEYKDSVLKDAKDNYTKKQYTKAVELFQKVISVNPTPKKEEEALYYIALSYDAMGKQVESLTYINKALNNSDYSLDQAALYKKGTIYFRQGKFEKAAGIFQTIVDKYPKNQITDKAIAWKKESLDQFTDHNDLDGSDVSSDSLSPKPNSVSTKPESGSDLEF